The following DNA comes from Tachypleus tridentatus isolate NWPU-2018 chromosome 9, ASM421037v1, whole genome shotgun sequence.
ttaacttttgttaaaattgaGCAAATCCAATGAGAATGATGTTCAAGGTAATCCCACTTAATAAAGATCAGTAATCATGTGGGTATgggtaattatttataattattaattaaaaattattaataaaagtttagagTGGCAGCCCTGAATTTGATACTCAAAACATAAATGGAAACATGACCTGTACGTGAGACTGGTCTCAATTGTCAATATCCCGTTCCACCCCCTTCCCCAATGTAATTACAATTTTACAGTTAAGATTTCCAGAAAATGCCGAGTCTTTGATAATTAAAGAAACGAGAACATTGTGAATTCCAAGAATATGAACTGCATTCACAAATCTATGTACAGGCATACAGCTTTACGCACAGCTTAGTTTGATGAAGTGAAAACACAACACAAAGTCATTTGATTTGAAACATATTACTAAAATTCCATGTGTTTCGTCTGGCCTTAATCAAGTTCCATGTTTAATAATCAGCCTATGTCCATAGTCCTGTAAAATTTTTGATAACCTGAAACCTAGACCTTATATGTGGAAAACTTGAACATTTTGTGTCTGCTCAGTTAAACATGGTTAATTTTGCCACTGGTAATAGATTCAGTGATTGTATCCACCCATCACATGGTCGGAAGATATTTTGGATTTAGCAGTGTGCAACTGCCGTATCCGCCACGTGGTCACATTCATGTGTGCGTTCTAACTGCGCGGGCGGTAGGGGGGGGGGGAAGAGGTACTCGCCTAATGGGTGTATGCCGCTCCAAtaggttacttttttttttcccaagaaAACCATAAACATGGGGTATGACTTGTGCCGGAAAATCCTTCAATATGCCCCCCCCCAATCCATTTTGACCTAAATATGGGTAAGTTTATCGCTCAAAATGATATTCTTACAGTTCTCGCCCGGAGTTCTCGCACCGATTCTCACCCTTATTGTCGCTCATGCTCGATGTGTACACGTTGCGCACACGcgtgatttttaaatttcaagtgCAGCATTTGAACATCACGGGTGTGCGCATGGCCCCGATCCCTCGCTGGCCGGTCGGCCGCACGCAGCTAACTAGATAGCTTCGTACGGACCGGCGCGGGATGGGTATGTTATCAGCCAGTGCTACGATGCCGGAGGTCCTATGGCTGGATCACGAAGAGGTGTTGCTGAACAAATCCTTAAAGATGCTCCTAAGGCACACTATACACATTGCCATGGGCATGCCTTAAATTTGGCAGTATATGTCACAACAAAAGGGTCTAAGTTGTTAGCTGATACCCTAGATATCACATACGAAATCTGCAAGcttataaaattttcaccaaagcGTCAAGGTCTGCTCGAAAAAATAAAAGCTGACATCAACCTAGAAACAGCAGGTCTAAAGGTGATTTGCCCAACTCGCTGGACAGTTCGCAGCCAAAGCTTCGACCGCATCATTGCCAAATACGAAGCGCTTCTCTTGGAGTGGGACGTTTGTCTGGAAGATCGTCTAGACTCTGAAATGAGGGCACGAATAATAGGTATCAGATCCCAAATGGAGAAATTTGAGTACTTCTTCGCTCTTCATCTTGGTGTCGCCGTGTACTCTTTGACGGACAATTTGTCAAAAACATTGCAGAAGACCTGCATGTCTGCAGCACAGGGgcaacaaaatgcaaaactggtAGCAGGCGTTCTTGATAAAATGAGGAATGATGGTAATTTTGACAAGATATATGAAGAAGTGCACCGAAACACAATGGAGCTCAACAGTTCCGAACCTCAAATGCCAAGACAGAAGAGAGCGCCCAAGCGTTTTGAGGTAGGAACCGGTGAGCCATCGTTCCCGTCGTCTCCCAAGGAATTCTACAGAATGCAGTACTTTGAGGTTCTTGACCTTGCCATAAATGCAATCAACCTTCATTTTGATCAGCCAGGCTTCCAGGCGTATCGACATATGGAAGATCTCCTCTTGAAATGTCTTCGAGAAGAGGATACTCCTGATGAGCTGAAGTACTTGGCGGACAAATACGGTGATGATCTGGACATCCTTTCTCTCAAGGCACAACTACCTCTCCTCAATGGGCTGTTATGCGGTGACTCTGAAGATCGTCACTTTGAATGCTTCAACGACATTTATCTGGCCGTGAAGCAGCTAAAAGAACCTCAAAGATGCCTAATCTCGGAAGTGATAATTCTAGT
Coding sequences within:
- the LOC143227455 gene encoding 52 kDa repressor of the inhibitor of the protein kinase-like, translating into MAGSRRGVAEQILKDAPKAHYTHCHGHALNLAVYVTTKGSKLLADTLDITYEICKLIKFSPKRQGLLEKIKADINLETAGLKVICPTRWTVRSQSFDRIIAKYEALLLEWDVCLEDRLDSEMRARIIGIRSQMEKFEYFFALHLGVAVYSLTDNLSKTLQKTCMSAAQGQQNAKLVAGVLDKMRNDGNFDKIYEEVHRNTMELNSSEPQMPRQKRAPKRFEVGTECSTLRFLTLP